A genomic region of Cygnus atratus isolate AKBS03 ecotype Queensland, Australia chromosome 13, CAtr_DNAZoo_HiC_assembly, whole genome shotgun sequence contains the following coding sequences:
- the RBMX gene encoding RNA-binding motif protein, X chromosome isoform X2 — protein sequence MVEADRPGKLFIGGLNTETNEKALEAVFGKYGRIVEVLLMKDRETNKSRGFAFVTFESPADAKDAARDMNGKSLDGKAIKVEQATKPSFESGGRRGPPPPPRSRGPPRGLRGGRGGSGARGPPSRGSHLGSSRGPLPMKRGPPPRSGGPPPKRSAPSGPVRSSSMGGRAPVSRGRDSYGGPPRREPMPSRRDVYMSPRDDGYSTKDGYSSRDYPSSRDTRDYAPPPRDYAYRDYGHSSSRDEYPSRGYSDRDGYGGGRDRDYSDHPSGGSYRDSYESYGNSRSAPPARGPPPSYGGSSRYDDYGSTRDGYGSRESYSSSRSDVYSSGRDRVGRQDRGLPPSMERGYPPPRDSYSSSSRGAPRGGGRGGSRSDRGGGRSRY from the exons ATGGTTGAAGCAGATCGTCCTGGAAAACTGTTCATCGGGGGCCTGAACACAGAGACAAATGAAAAAGCCCTTGAGGCTGTATTTGGCAAATATGGACGCATTGTGGAAG TCCTCTTGATGAAAGATCGTGAAACCAACAAGTCCAGAGGGTTTGCATTTGTAACGTTCGAGAGTCCAGCAGACGCAAAAGATGCTGCCAGAGACATGAATGGAAAG TCATTAGATGGGAAAGCAATTAAAGTGGAACAAGCAACCAAGCCCTCCTTTGAAAGTGGTGGTAGGCGTGGGCCGCCACCCCCTCCACGAAGCAGAGGTCCTCCCAGGGGCCTTAGAGGTGGAAGAGGCGGAAGTGGCGCAAGAGGACCACCTTCAAGAGGGAGTCACTTGG GGTCTTCTCGAGGACCACTTCCCATGAAGAGAGGTCCACCTCCACGAAGTGGAGGCCCTCCACCTAAAAGATCCGCACCTTCAGGACCAGTGCGTAGCAGTAGTATGGGAGGAAGAG CTCCTGTGTCACGTGGAAGAGACAGTTATGGTGGTCCTCCACGCAGAGAACCGATGCCATCACGAAGAGATGTCTACATGTCTCCAAGAGATGATGGCTACAGCACTAAAGACGG TTACTCAAGCAGAGATTATCCCAGTTCCAGGGATACAAGGGACTATGCGCCACCTCCACGGGACTATGCATATCGTGATTATGGTCATTCCAGTTCACGTGATGAATACCCCTCGAGGGGCTATAG TGATCGTGACGGATACGGTGGTGGACGTGACAGAGACTACTCCGATCATCCAAGTGGAGGATCCTACAGAGATTCATATGAGAGTTATG GTAACTCACGTAGTGCTCCACCTGCACGAGGGCCCCCGCCATCTTATGGTGGAAGCAGTCGGTATGATGATTACGGCAGCACACGTGATGGATATGGAAGCCGAGAAAGTTACTCAAGCAGCAGAAGTGATGTCTACTCAAGTGGCCGTGATCGTGTTGGAAGACAAGACAGGGGTCTTCCCCCATCCATGGAAAGGGGCTATCCACCGCCTCGTGATTCATACAGTAGTTCAAGCCGCGGAGCACCCAGAGGTGGTGGCCGTGGCGGAAGCAGATCTGACAGAGGTGGAGGCAGAAGCAGATACTAA
- the RBMX gene encoding RNA-binding motif protein, X chromosome isoform X1, giving the protein MVEADRPGKLFIGGLNTETNEKALEAVFGKYGRIVEVLLMKDRETNKSRGFAFVTFESPADAKDAARDMNGKSLDGKAIKVEQATKPSFESGGRRGPPPPPRSRGPPRGLRGGRGGSGARGPPSRGSHLGSSRGPLPMKRGPPPRSGGPPPKRSAPSGPVRSSSMGGRAPVSRGRDSYGGPPRREPMPSRRDVYMSPRDDGYSTKDGYSSRDYPSSRDTRDYAPPPRDYAYRDYGHSSSRDEYPSRGYSLSSYSDRDGYGGGRDRDYSDHPSGGSYRDSYESYGNSRSAPPARGPPPSYGGSSRYDDYGSTRDGYGSRESYSSSRSDVYSSGRDRVGRQDRGLPPSMERGYPPPRDSYSSSSRGAPRGGGRGGSRSDRGGGRSRY; this is encoded by the exons ATGGTTGAAGCAGATCGTCCTGGAAAACTGTTCATCGGGGGCCTGAACACAGAGACAAATGAAAAAGCCCTTGAGGCTGTATTTGGCAAATATGGACGCATTGTGGAAG TCCTCTTGATGAAAGATCGTGAAACCAACAAGTCCAGAGGGTTTGCATTTGTAACGTTCGAGAGTCCAGCAGACGCAAAAGATGCTGCCAGAGACATGAATGGAAAG TCATTAGATGGGAAAGCAATTAAAGTGGAACAAGCAACCAAGCCCTCCTTTGAAAGTGGTGGTAGGCGTGGGCCGCCACCCCCTCCACGAAGCAGAGGTCCTCCCAGGGGCCTTAGAGGTGGAAGAGGCGGAAGTGGCGCAAGAGGACCACCTTCAAGAGGGAGTCACTTGG GGTCTTCTCGAGGACCACTTCCCATGAAGAGAGGTCCACCTCCACGAAGTGGAGGCCCTCCACCTAAAAGATCCGCACCTTCAGGACCAGTGCGTAGCAGTAGTATGGGAGGAAGAG CTCCTGTGTCACGTGGAAGAGACAGTTATGGTGGTCCTCCACGCAGAGAACCGATGCCATCACGAAGAGATGTCTACATGTCTCCAAGAGATGATGGCTACAGCACTAAAGACGG TTACTCAAGCAGAGATTATCCCAGTTCCAGGGATACAAGGGACTATGCGCCACCTCCACGGGACTATGCATATCGTGATTATGGTCATTCCAGTTCACGTGATGAATACCCCTCGAGGGGCTATAG TCTTTCCTCTTACAGTGATCGTGACGGATACGGTGGTGGACGTGACAGAGACTACTCCGATCATCCAAGTGGAGGATCCTACAGAGATTCATATGAGAGTTATG GTAACTCACGTAGTGCTCCACCTGCACGAGGGCCCCCGCCATCTTATGGTGGAAGCAGTCGGTATGATGATTACGGCAGCACACGTGATGGATATGGAAGCCGAGAAAGTTACTCAAGCAGCAGAAGTGATGTCTACTCAAGTGGCCGTGATCGTGTTGGAAGACAAGACAGGGGTCTTCCCCCATCCATGGAAAGGGGCTATCCACCGCCTCGTGATTCATACAGTAGTTCAAGCCGCGGAGCACCCAGAGGTGGTGGCCGTGGCGGAAGCAGATCTGACAGAGGTGGAGGCAGAAGCAGATACTAA